The Candidatus Sulfotelmatobacter sp. genomic interval CGGCGTACTGCGCGAGCTGGAGCGGATCGATGCCGCGCGCTTTCCCGCCGTCGTCGCGCGGGTCAAGGTGCTCGCTGCGCTCGACGTCACCGAACGGCGCCTGCCACAAGACGGCCGTTGGGCGATACCGTACGAACGCCGCGAGATCGACGCGCGCGTCGCCTCGGTGCCGACGCTCGACGGCGAGCAGCTCGTCGTGCGTCTACTGGACCGCCACGCGTCACCGCCCGATCTCGACGCGCTCGGGATGCCGCCGGCGCTGCTCGCCGGCTATCGCGCGGCCGTCGCCGCCCCGTGGGGCTTCATCGTTCTCGCCGGTCCGACCGGCAGCGGCAAGACGACGACCCTGTACGCCTCGCTAACGCGCCTGGACGCGCGAACGCGCGGCATCTGCAGCGTCGAGGATCCGGTCGAGATGCGGCTCGACGGCGTCGCGCAAGTCCAGGTCAACGCGCGCGCCGGGCTCGGCTTCTCGACCGTGCTGCGCGCCTTCTTGCGCCAAGATCCGGACGTCGTCGCCGTCGGCGAGATGCGCGACGCCGAGACCGCCGCCGTCGCCGTCTCGGCGGCGCTGGCCGGACAGACGCTCTTCACCACGCTGCACGCCAACGACGCGCCGCGCGCGATCGACCGGCTCGTCGAGCTGGGCGTCAACCGGCACGCGCTCGCGTCGGCGCTGACCGCGCTGGTCGGACAACGGCTGGTGCGCACGCTGTGCGAGCGCTGCCGCGTGCGCGCGCCGATTCCGGCCGCGCTGCGCGCGGCGCTCGCCGAACGTACGCATTGGTACGTCGCCGGCGGCTGCCCCGCGTGCGAGGGCACCGGCTACGGCGGCCGGACCGGCGTGTACGAGCTGCTGACGGTCGACGACGACCTGCGCGACGCGATCGCCGGCGGCGCGTCGACGACCGCGATCGCGCACCTGGCCGCACGCGGCGCCTACCGTCCGCTGCGCGCCGACGCGCTGGCGAAGGTCCAGGCCGGGCTCACCTCGTTCGACGAGCTGACGCGCGTGGCGGGCTGGAGCGCGCCCGCGTGAGCCTGGCGAGCGTGCGCATCGCCGATCTCATCCGCCTGGCGCGAGGACGCGGCGCCAGCGACTTGCACCTGGGGACGGCGGAGCGTCCGGCGCTGCGCGTCGACGGGCGCCTGCTGCACCTCGAGGGGCCGCCCCTCGACGCCGACGGCATGGCGGAGTACCTGCACGCGCAGTTCTCCGCCGCGCAGTTGGCGCGTTTCGACGCGCACGGGAGTGCCGACGCCGCCGCGCTCGCGGACGCGGACGGCGCGCCGTTCCGCGTCCACGCCTTCCGCCACGCCGGCGGCACGCGCGTCGCGATTCGCCTGCTGGCGACGGCGGTGCCGGCGCTCGAGGAGCTCGGCCTGCCCGCCGTCGTCGGCACGCTCGCCGAGCGGCAGGTGGTCCTGGTCGTCTTCACCGGACCGACCGGCAGCGGCAAGACGACCGCGCTCGCGGCGCTGGTCGACCGCATCAACCGCGGCAGCGAACGCAACATCCTCACCGTCGAAGACCCGGTCGAGTACGTCCACCGGCCGCTCCGTTCGCTGATCACGCACTGCGAGGTGGGACGCGACGTGTGCGGCTACGCCGACGCGCTGCGCGCGCTGCTGCGCGCCGACCCCGACGTCATCCTGGTGGGCGAGCTGCGCGACGCGCCGACGATGGAAGCGGCGCTGGCCGCCGCCGAGACCGGCCATCTGGTCCTCACCACGCTGCACACCGCCGACGCCGCGCAGAGCGTCGAGCGAATCGCCGACGCCTTTCCCGCGGGCGCGCACGGTCAGGTGCGCGCGCAGCTCGCGAGCGTCGCGCTGGCCGTGGTCGCCCTGCGGCTGGTTCCGCGTCGCGCCGGCGGACGGATCGCCGTCGCCGAAGTGCTGATCGCGACCGATGCCGTCCGCGCGCTGATCCGCGAGGGGAAGACCCACCAGCTGCGCAACGCGATCGTCACCGGGCGGGCCGCCGGGATGCAGACGCTCGAAGCGCACCTGGCCGAACGGGTCGCGCGCGGCGAGATCGCGCCGGCCGACGCGCGCGCCGCCGCACTGCGGCCCGACGAGCTGCGCCTCGCGGAGCAGGTCTCGTGAGCGTCTCCGTGTACCGCTACGCGGCCCGAACGGCGCGCGGCGAGCCCGTGCGCGGCGCGATGCAGGCCGCCGACCGTGACGCCGTGCTGGCGACGCTGCGTACCCGCGCGCTCTTCGTCACCGCGATCGAACGCGAGGGACCGGTCCGCGCACGGCTGGCGCGCTGGCTGGGCGTGCACCGGCCGGCGCGGAACGCACGGGTCGCGTTCTTCCGCGCCTTCGCCACCCTGATCCGCGCGGGCGTCCCGCTGCACCGCGCGCTCGGGGTGACGATCGAGCGAACCACCGATCGCGTGCTGCGCGAGGCGCTGCGCTCGGTCCGCGCCGACGTCGAGCAAGGTGCGCCGCTGAGCGCGGCGCTGCGGCGAGCGCCGGCCGCGTTTCCGCCGCTCGTCTGCGCGATGGTCGCCGCCGGCGAGGCCGGCGGGATCCTCGACGACGTCCTCGACCGGCTGGCCTCGTTCCTCGAACGCGACGCGGACGTGCGCAAGAAGCTGCGGGCGACCTTGGCCTATCCGGCCGTCGTCTCGTGCACGGCCACCGCGCTGATCGCGTTCCTGCTGGTCCGGATCGTGCCGATGTTCGCGCAGATGTTCACCGCGTTCCACGTCGATCTGCCGTTGCCGACGCGCGTGCTGCTGGGCACCGGCGCGCTGCTGCAGCGGCCGGCGGCGTGGCTGAGCGCGTGCGCCGCCGCCGCGCTGGCATCGGCGCTGCCGCTGGCCGCGCGGCGGTCGGCGGCGCTCGCCGGTGCGCTCGATCGCCTGCGGCTCGGGGTACCGGTGCTCGGGCCGCTGGTGCGCGCGGCGATCACCGCACGCGTCGCGCGCACGCTCGGCACGCTGCTGCGCGCCGGCGTCGAGCTGCTGGCGGCGATCGACGTGGTGCGGCCGGTGACCGGCAGCCGCCTCTACGGCGCCGCGCTGGAACGCGTCGCGCTGGCCGTGCGCGGCGGTGAGTCGCTCACGCCCGCCCTGGCGGCGTGCGGATTGTTCGACCCGCTCGTGCCCGCGCTCGTGCGCGCCGGCGAGGAGACGGGACGGGTCGACGAGATGCTGCTCGCCGCCGCGCGCGCCTTCGAGGCCGACGTCGACGCGGGCGTTACGACCCTGGGCGCCGTCGTCGAACCGGCGCTGATCGTCGTGCTCGGGGCCGTCGTCGGCTTCGTCGTGTTCTCCGTCTTCTTGCCACTCTATGCCTTGATCGGGAGCGTTTCGAGATGATGCAGCGGGATGTGGTCCTCGCACGCTATTGCACCGAGCGGACCGTCGAGCGGCGCAACGCCGTCGTCGACGCGTACCGCCACTTATGCCGGCGCGGCGCGCGCAAGTTCAAACGCGCCGTCAACGACTGGGCCGACCTCGAACAGGTGGCCGCGATCGGTCTCATCAAGGCCGTCGATTACTACCGTGCCGAGCTGCGCACGCCGTTCGAGGCCTACGCGTGGCTGCTGATCGTCGGCGAGCTCATGCACTACGTGCGCGATCACGAGCGGCTGGTGCGCGTACCGCGCGCGCTGCGCTCGCTCGAACGGCGCTCGGTCGCGGTGTGGGAGGCGTTCGTCGTCGATCATCAGCGCGAGCCGACGCGCCCGGAGCTGGCCGCGGCATTGGGCGTGCCGCTCGCGCTGCTCGGCGACGTGCAGG includes:
- a CDS encoding PilT/PilU family type 4a pilus ATPase codes for the protein MSLASVRIADLIRLARGRGASDLHLGTAERPALRVDGRLLHLEGPPLDADGMAEYLHAQFSAAQLARFDAHGSADAAALADADGAPFRVHAFRHAGGTRVAIRLLATAVPALEELGLPAVVGTLAERQVVLVVFTGPTGSGKTTALAALVDRINRGSERNILTVEDPVEYVHRPLRSLITHCEVGRDVCGYADALRALLRADPDVILVGELRDAPTMEAALAAAETGHLVLTTLHTADAAQSVERIADAFPAGAHGQVRAQLASVALAVVALRLVPRRAGGRIAVAEVLIATDAVRALIREGKTHQLRNAIVTGRAAGMQTLEAHLAERVARGEIAPADARAAALRPDELRLAEQVS
- a CDS encoding GspE/PulE family protein is translated as MEAISHPAALARVPRAFAYKHDALALELSEGILCVGLPEPEDAPLLDALRATTHLPIRAVRMPRETIRHRLRLAYGEPPPSAEPAGDVARLVDRLFGGAIAAHASDVHLEPSRDGGRVRIRVDGVLRELERIDAARFPAVVARVKVLAALDVTERRLPQDGRWAIPYERREIDARVASVPTLDGEQLVVRLLDRHASPPDLDALGMPPALLAGYRAAVAAPWGFIVLAGPTGSGKTTTLYASLTRLDARTRGICSVEDPVEMRLDGVAQVQVNARAGLGFSTVLRAFLRQDPDVVAVGEMRDAETAAVAVSAALAGQTLFTTLHANDAPRAIDRLVELGVNRHALASALTALVGQRLVRTLCERCRVRAPIPAALRAALAERTHWYVAGGCPACEGTGYGGRTGVYELLTVDDDLRDAIAGGASTTAIAHLAARGAYRPLRADALAKVQAGLTSFDELTRVAGWSAPA
- a CDS encoding type II secretion system F family protein, with the translated sequence MSVSVYRYAARTARGEPVRGAMQAADRDAVLATLRTRALFVTAIEREGPVRARLARWLGVHRPARNARVAFFRAFATLIRAGVPLHRALGVTIERTTDRVLREALRSVRADVEQGAPLSAALRRAPAAFPPLVCAMVAAGEAGGILDDVLDRLASFLERDADVRKKLRATLAYPAVVSCTATALIAFLLVRIVPMFAQMFTAFHVDLPLPTRVLLGTGALLQRPAAWLSACAAAALASALPLAARRSAALAGALDRLRLGVPVLGPLVRAAITARVARTLGTLLRAGVELLAAIDVVRPVTGSRLYGAALERVALAVRGGESLTPALAACGLFDPLVPALVRAGEETGRVDEMLLAAARAFEADVDAGVTTLGAVVEPALIVVLGAVVGFVVFSVFLPLYALIGSVSR
- a CDS encoding sigma-70 family RNA polymerase sigma factor; the encoded protein is MMQRDVVLARYCTERTVERRNAVVDAYRHLCRRGARKFKRAVNDWADLEQVAAIGLIKAVDYYRAELRTPFEAYAWLLIVGELMHYVRDHERLVRVPRALRSLERRSVAVWEAFVVDHQREPTRPELAAALGVPLALLGDVQAVRGIDHVALPDPGLAEDAVRVDLLADRTDPLGFEERVALALALDELGERERAVVLGTFGAGLTQSEIGSRLGLSQSHVSKLLARALGQLGPLVA